GAACCGCCGATACCTGATTTTCATTCTACGTTCTACATTCTGATTTATACGGTTAGCTCTTGACATCTAACTTCTTAAGACCCTATAATCATTCAAATTTTTCAAGGGGGAGCCATGAGCAAAGCAAGGCAGGACCTGATCAAGCGAATTCTTGAAGAAGATGAGGAGTACAGAGATCTGCACGAGAAGCATCTGGCCTTTGAAGAGCAAATACAGGAACTCCAGAAAAGACCCCCGTCTACTGAAATTCACTTTGAAATCGAGGGGTTAAAGAAACAAAAGCTGCAGGGGAAAGACAAGATGGAAAGGATTCTTACCAAGTATAGCTAGGATTGCATGCTGGTGGCTTATTCAAGGCGAGGCCATTGGCCTCGTTTTTTTTGCATCTAATAGAGTATTTATTAAGGATAACCCCCTAAAAAAAGGAAGTTTTTATGAGTGGAAAAATGAGAAGCGATCGTGTCAAGAAGGGACCGGAAAGGGTACCATCACGTGCTCTTCTCTATGCCACAGGGGTGACCCCCTCCGCTCTGAAACGGCCTCATATAGGGGTATTCACCAGCTTTACCGACATCATCCCGGGCCACGTTGGGATGAGGGAGCTGGAAAGGGCCATCGAAAAAGGTGTCCACACTGGTGGCGGCCTCTCCTTTCTGGTGGGGATCCCTGGAGTGTGCGATGGCGTGGTTATGGGGCATGAAGGAATGAGATACAGTCTGCCCACGAGGGAGTGGATATCTGACCTCGTTGAGGCAGTTACCCAAGGGCACGCTTTTGACGGCATCATTCTGCTCACCAACTGTGACAAGATCAG
The window above is part of the bacterium genome. Proteins encoded here:
- a CDS encoding YdcH family protein yields the protein MSKARQDLIKRILEEDEEYRDLHEKHLAFEEQIQELQKRPPSTEIHFEIEGLKKQKLQGKDKMERILTKYS